tcatataggactcattttactgtggatatagatacttttgtaccagtttcctccagcatcttcacaaggtcctttgctgtggttctgggattgatttgcacttctcgcaccgaaataagttcatctctaggagacagaacaataaacttagtgtatgtaaacttctgacgcactggaattgtgataccgtgaattataagtgaaataatctgcctgtaaacaattgttggaaaaattacttgtcatgctaAGTaaatgttctaaccgacttgccaaaactatagtttaacaagaaatttgtggagtggttaaatctatttttaatgactccaaccataagtgtatgtaaactttggccactgtgttcttggggacattttTTGGAactcttctccagatctgtgcctcgacacaatcttgtctcggacctctacggacaattcagTCAACCTTAttgcttgttttttttctctgacatgcactgtcaactgttggaccttatatagacacacaggtgtgtggctttccaaatcatgtccaatcaattgaatttaccacaggtggactccaatcaagttgttgaaacatctcaaggatgatcaatgttaacaggatgcatctgagctcaatatcgagtctcatagcaaagggtctgaatacttattcaAATTAGGTATcagtttatacatttgcaaacatttctaaaaaccagttttcgctttgtagtgatggggtattgtgtgtagattatttTTAaatcatatatacacacattttagaatgaggcagtaacgtaacaaaatgtggaaaaagggaaggggtccgAATGCACAATGAACAATGCAAATTATGGTGGGCTTAATCCAATGGTCAGGACACCATAATTGGGATGACACACCAACACACGCAGTACCTGAGCTCATCAGGGTTTCCGATGGTGTGTGGGCTGCGTAGTTTGGAGTCGAGGTTGTAATAGACTCCGTCCACCTCCCGCACCCCTATCCAGTGCTGCCGTTTGAGTGGCAGACGCAGTGGACCCCATCGCAGATTGGACGGGACGTTCAGGATGAAGCCTGTTACGTTGGACAGAGCTATACTGCCCACATCCCTGCAGGAATACAATACACAAGTCAATCACACAGTTCATTGGTCTTGCAGGAGTGGATTTTCAGTAGCTACTTAAATGTTGTAAAATCCATGATGATGTCTGTAGGtcagagtggggtaagttgagccatggGGTTAGTTGATCCACCCCTTGTTTCTacgaaaccatacacaaaattaatcatgtgaccaaatatttaggaagaggtaaagagagaaaagGTCCCAAAAAACTGGATTTTAACAAAGTCAAATTAATTTGTGTTATAGGTTTCATGATGTTTGTATATAAACCAAAGtataaaccaaagtagatcattttaCACATTAgggtctctataagctacaatatgaggtcctaaacctggcatgaaagtgcatccttgtagctgtgtgggctaatataatCAAAATGTTTGACTGGgtgtaagttgagccaatggccaccaTACCCCATACAAATGATCATTACATTGTCCGTTTTATGCATCTTATATGTGCCATGTGCATGAACTCATACCCTGAGTGTAAACATCATGCCCTGTGTATACAAACATAAAACTTGCAGGGGTCTAGCCCCCCCTTGAGGTTCTTGAGAGAGCAGccaaggaagtgagagaagggGAGATTCAAGCAGCAGCAAGGAATGAAAAAATAGAATGACACTGAAGGAAATTACCAAAGTTACGATAGattggtaattaacagaaaatgaATGGCAAAATTACTGAAGATTTCAGTAACTTATTTtatgacatggagtctgagcttgctAAACGTATCAAGTCTGTTTCATTGGCTAGTAGCCTCAAAATGCAGAGAACTTGACAACGGAAGTTGAGCCACTGTCCCTATGCTCAACCTACCCCATTCCGGgtgtaagttgtgccaagagaccacttatTTTCAGACAAGCTGTGTTCTCAAAACTGTTAACAATTTAGTTTacttccagggatacacaacatcctgaaatatatgtagatatcatTGTTAGAAAGAAAGCAaatatttcccttgacggagtgatgctgaatgtaaaaaatagcTCAACTTGTTTTGATTTTCAGAATCTGTTTGGGTAATCATGAGTAGCCTTAACCTTGTTTTACTACCTTGTGCTCAACAGGGATTCAGAATGAAGAGGATATGTAAATAAGCCTTCATCTTTCCTCTATTGCTGGTGTACGGCCAGTGATTGAAGTTACCTAAATTGAGCAGGGCTGAGCTGACTGAAATAGTTGCTGACAACAGCACATGCACCAAACCGGAGAGCGGTAAACAAGATGGAGAGTATGAACAAGCATAGCACTGTGGTTCCAATGGCTCAGTGGGTTGGATGGTGTTTGCAACACCAGTGTTGTGGATTTTGATTTTCCTGCTTGGGCCAAATGCATTACTTTGGATAAAAATGCATGAAAACACTTTGCGTTTTTCAATTTAAAATTACCACcaacagaatgttatatataaaGGGGcatacaaccatctctgcagattTGCTGCGAAGACAGAATTATTAATGTATTCTGGTATTAACCCTACAAATAGCATTGTTGGGAGATTTGGAAATCTATAGTCAACAATAATAAGACTATCATATTATCAGCAAATCTGCAATTGAAGCCTTGCTCTGAGTTCAAAGTTTATTTtctcatgtccaatcaatgggAAAATGTACTTGATGAACTCCGAGCAAGGCTTCAATTGGATATTTGCTGGTAATATAATAGTCTTATTATATTGTTGACTATAGCAGAGGAAAATCAGGGAATCCTGCGTCTTTGCTCTTACAGAGACATGGCTTACGGACAGTTCACCCGACTCTGCTATTCAACCAGGCAGCTTTTCCATTTTCCGTATGGATCGAACAGCGGCTTCTGGTAAGAGTAGGGGGGAGGTGTATGCTATCCTCATCAACAATTCCTGGTGTAACAAAGTTGAAAACATCTTGAGCTCCTGCTCACCACACCTGGAGTTTCTGATGGTAAAATAACCCCACTATATGTAGAGGGAATTCACGTGTTTTAttatcacagctgtgtacatacTGCTACAAGCAAACATCAAGGCGGCACTCAGTGAACTGCACAAGAACATTAACTAGCAAGAATCCGCTCACCCGGAAGCAGTATTTAATGTCGCGGGAGATTTTAACCAAGCAAGTTTAAAACAAATTCTTCAAAAGTATCACCAACATGTATCCTACAAAGAGGAAACAAAGTACTGGATCATGAGCGTACAAAGCACTCCCCCACCCCCACTTCATGTCTCTGTTTCTACTCCCCCCCTACAAGCAGCAACTCAAGAGGAAGCCACCAACACAATAGTGaggcactggacagaggaagactCAATGATGTTTTGAGGATACTGATTGGAATTTGCTCAGGATTCATCCAACATTTGACAATGTATATTCCTCTTCAcaggcttcattaggaaatgtgTTGACGTTGTACCCACAATAACAATCCGGACATATCCCAACCAAAAACCCTGGATGAAGGAGAAATCCATACCATTCTGAGAGCCCGTACTGCATTCAATCTCAGCAGAACAAACCCAGAAGAATCAATGACGTGCAACACATACAAGGCAAGTGGGTACAAGCGCCACAAATCCATTAGGGACGCGAAGAGATATTACAAACTCAAACTTGAATCGATGTTTGACAACTCAGACCCGCGACGCCTTATGATAAGGACTACAGGctatcacggactacaaaggaaaaTCCAGCTGTGTGTAGTGACCACTGAAGCCTCCCTCCCAGCTGAAGATATTGTGTGCTCGCTGCAAGGCAGACAATACAGAGAAATCCAGGAAGGCTCTCGTTGCTCCAGACGACCACCAGGTGCTTTCATGCTCCGAGGCTGACGTGAGAAACTCAAAAGAGTGAATACTCACAAATCCGCCGGCCCAGATGGCTTCCCTGGCCGCATCCTCAGAGtgtgcgctgaccagctggcgggCGTCTCCTCGGACATCTTCAACCTGTCTCTTTCCCAGGCTGtagtccccacttgcttcaaggaGACCACCATCGTCCCAGTGCCCAAGAAAACCAAGGTGCCCAAATGACTACCGCCGCGTCacccatcatcatgaagtgcttcgagaggctggtcatggcccacatcaaggcTAGCATGTCAgacacactggacccactccaatttgcttaccgttTCTAACAGATCCACTCAAGATGCCATTTCCATCGCTATTCACTCAACTCcaacacatctggacaagaggaacacctatgtgagaatgctgttcattggcctcccgggtggcgcagtggtctaaggcactgcatcgcagtgctagctgtgccaccagagattctgggttcgagcccaggctctgtcgcagccggccgcgacccgggaggtccatggggcgacgcacaattgtcccagcgtcgtccgggttagggagggtttggctggcatgaatatccttgtctcatcgcgcactagctactcctgtggcgggctgggcgcagtgcacgctgaccaggtcgccaggtgtacagtgtttcctccgacacattggtgcagctggcttccgggttggatatGCGTTgtttcaagaagcagtgcggagccttgggttgtgtttcggaggacgcatggctctcgaccttcgcctctcccgagtccgtacgggagttgcagcgatgagactgtaactactaccaattggataccacgaaattggggaggaaaaggggtaaaaaaaaaaaaagagaatgctgttcattgactacagttcagctcCCTTAACGACGGGCAGACGGTATCAgagcatcaagtctgacaccaaccatctacaagccatcagactgctgaacacttgaactggacacGACTCTCCGCACCTTGGCACACAAGCACTCACTCCCCACAattgctgctaccagactcttatttaCTATTACGGCACAAGTTAcacacatctggacaagaggaacacctatttCTCTGATACGCGTAAATACCGCACTAtaaaattgtgccttcctgtattatacttacgCTAAAAagtttattatattctactgagccatttactatgTTCAtcttcttatcttttattatttcttgTTGTTGCATGCTTACCCTGCAAGAAAGCATTTTGTTGGACGGTGAAACTTGAATATTCATCTTTAACTTACAATATGTGAATACTAAGGGATTAGaaatattctaaaatgtatgttaCAAAAAAgctgcataaaaaaaaaaaatgtaagttaCTTTTGTCCTCCAAAGAAGGAGACTGGTGGATGggccaataaataaaaaaactaaaacgTTAGTTAAATAACTAGATAGGGTAGAAGACCATATAGCTTTAATGAGAACAGAGGTGTACCTTCTTTTATCCCACCAGACAGCCTCGAACCCTCGGGTCTGCAGGGCGGCCATAATGACATTCACATCATAGTTCCCATTTCCCAGCACGCTCTTCTTGTGGGGGGTTACCAGAGTGCCGGGAGAGAGTCTGTGGAGAGAGGGACGAGATAGTGAGGAGGACAGAATAAACGAGAAAGAAAAAGTGTGAAAAGGGAGAGATGCagaagggggagaaagaaagagagggagatggaaagaggagaggaatatGAGTGAGAGAGAATGGAGAAGATAAATCCCTCCCCTAGAGCAGTTTcctaactccagtcctcgagtaccCACAGAAGGACACCTGATTCAACTCGTCAACAAATCACAacgccctcaatgagttgaatcaagTGAGTTTGTCTGGGgttacaacaaaaatgtgttcaGTTGGGGGGGTACTCAAGGacgagttgggaaacactgccctaGAAGACACAACAACCCCTCACCTCTGGTAGATGTCCTGGAGTGTATCCCTGCTGAAAGCCGCCCCATCCTGGAAGACGTTATTGAGCGCATGCAGAGCACACAGCTCGCGCCGTTGCTTCTCGTGGTAGATGGGGGTTGGAGGCGGGGCCGGAGGGGTCGAGATATCATGCTCTCTCAGGTCcgacctctcctccccccctcccgtccCTCCCCCCACCTCACCCCCCACCATCCCTTTCTGCTTGCTCAGCTTCCATGGCATACAGCCCAGGTCCTGCagccctcctccccccctccccttaCCAGAAAATGGAGTACTCCCCATCACTGTCACCCTGTCGCTATGCCGACACAACTACCGTCGCCATGGCAACCTCTCAGCTGCTGGAGGGGCGTGCGTGTGGCAAGGGAAGGGGGAGGTGGGTTACTGGGTGACACTGAGGTGGGCCAGGCCACTTCAGCTAACCTGCTGTTTCAAAAGTGCTGACTGGTAGAAATTTTAAAAAACTGCTGGAAAACAAAATGTTCCAAGTGTGGAGTAAGGCCCAGATTGAATTATGAGAGCAAAAAAGGAGGGTGTGAACATTTATGCAGCTACGTCAGAGTAAAAAGATAATGAACCCCCAAGGTCACATCTATAGCAAAACAAATACTAGGAAGAGAAGCAAGAGCATGCATCTCTTTTTTCAACTTCCTCCATTCTGACGTCCGTCCtcgtgactttttttttttttgcacctcAACTGTCACTAGACTAAAGTTGACTAGTTCTTTCCATTTCTAGAGAACCCAAAGAGTACCACGGTTCCACCATGAGGAGTCAGTTCCAGTGGAAAAGATGTGAGGGACTTGATACATGAGGCTCTGTGATGTGTAGACAGACAGGACTCCTTAGGCATAAAACTGAGGTAGGAAGACGAGAGGCAGAAATGCATGTTAAATAAAGTTGTCACCACCCAAATCAAGtgtttgtcatgctgaaagaaaGAGATAGGAATTACCAGGTGTTTTTCTAAAGCGTTCTTTCAGCAGTGGTCAGAAGGAAGGAACACAAGACAGAGGGTAAACATTTATACTAGAAGCTGACTGGATAAGAGAAGCAGGTTTGTGGAATAGGCAACATCACACTAAACTGATATAGCGAGACAACAGACGCAAGAGTCTAGGCATTCTTCACTATTCTGTGAAACAAGTGATATTTACAGATTAACGAAATATGTTTAAAATCTACATGATATTCAAATTAATCGCTCTAGCTAAAATCCAGTACAACGACTAGATTATACTATGGGCAGCTAGCTGTACACGCCACTCTTGATAGCGTAAACATGCATGTGAAACCTTTCATATTTCGTAGATGTTTCTGTTGCCACATACCTTTCTCTTTATGAGATACTACTGTAGTAGGCGTGTCATAATCCTGGTGAAATTAATCGTTTAGCCTCTTTTCGTGGGTTGTTTAGTCCTTTGTCTTTTGCACTTTTCCCCCCCTTCTAGCTCCGTAGATCTCCATGAGCATGCGCAAAACGTCATTCGATTGTCATAGCCTGCGTCAGACCTATCTGCGTAATGTAGTCCCTCCCGTGAGACTTCGAAACCCGAGATTTCAGTTTATTTTCATATATAAAGGGCGTGGCCAAAAATGTTCCAATGTAGCTTTTGAAAAAAACATCTGATCTCTCCAAACATAAAAACGGACACAATTAATGGAAGAGCTCTTTTGATTTAGTTACACCACCAGAAAATAGTCACTGCATTTATTTTCTGAGGCATTTTTTTAAAGTTTCAAATAAATTATGAAACCATGGAGAAAGAGGACACAAGATATTGACATTGTTTTTACAAAACAAGCTGTTACCCAACAAGCCCAGGCCAAGTCTTACATACTTAACAATAATCCATGCAGAGACAAGGAACTCATGAGGATCAATTCCCCAAAGAAGATAACTTACCCAGATAACAAACCTAGAATCCAAAAGTGACAAAAAAAATGATAAAAAATTGCACATACACTCCCttatgtatttatttggacagtgaagctaaaccttttacactgaacaaaaatataaagtgttggtcccaagtttcatgagctgaaataaaggaTAACAGAAATGTTCAATACTCACAAAAATAGTATTTCCCTAAAATGTTTGGTTTACATCccattagtgagcatttctcctttgccgagataatccatccacctgacaggtgtggcatatcaagaagctgattaaacagcattaacattacacaggtgcacctggtGCTGGGGAcactaaaaggccactctaaaatgtgcagttttgtcacacaacacaataccacagatgtctcaacttttgagggagtgtgcaattggcatgctgactgcaggaatgtccaccagagctgttgccagacaattgaatgttaatttctctaccgtaaACCACCTCCGTTGttatagagaatttggcagtacgtccaaccggcctcacaactgcagaccatgtgtatggcatcATACgagcgagtggtttgctgatgttaacgttgtgaacagagtgacaCATGGTgttggtggggttatggtatggacaggcataaactatagacaatgaacacaattgcattttataaatagcaatttgaatgcacagagataccgtgactagatcctgaggcccattatcgtgccattcatcagccgccatcactttgtcattatggggtattgtgtgtagattgatgagggaaaaaactatttaatacatttttgaataaggctgtaatacaacaaaaggtggaaaaagtcaaagggtctgaatactttttcaGAATGCACCGTATGACACTTTCAAatgggggactagatacataaagtgcagcattcatttctaaacggtaaaacatatgtatgaaaatacccttgaataaaaggtgacattctgtactgtcacctcatataaaacatttgatcttaaatccaaaatgctggagtatagagccaaattaaaacttttagcttcactgtcaaaataaatATGTAGGAGAGAGTAAACCCAAAACAAAGTACTGGCTACCGAGGCTAGGAAATGTGAAAAAACTGCAGACAAACTAAACTTGAAGCAATTaccctttatttttttattacaaaGTTTAAAACATGTAAAAATAAGCAACGTAAATGAAAAACTAGATATCTCTGGTTAGAAACCTTAAAATGGAACCCCAAAGCAAAGACTGATCAATAATCCTGCTACCAAGTACTTCTGACCAGAAAATCGACAGAAACATATATTGACATCTACGCCTCATTTTGCGAGCTGTGCCTTCAAGGCGTCTATTAGCTCCTGTTTCTTGGTCCCTGTGACCTTCACCCCAAACTGCTTACAGGCGTCCTTTAGCACGGGCACCGTCAGCTTACCCAGGGTGCCTTTCTGTACGTGAGCCCTCAGCTCGTCCTCAGACATCTCCACCTTAGGCTTCTTCTCTGCTCCGCCTGCTTCCTCAGCTGAACACACACAGGGCCAGGATGTTACAATATTTGTTGCAGTATATCGACAGTGAGACAGATCCTGCTGCCAGCGACTATACTGTTCTTTCCCCAATTTGCCAGACGCAAGTGTAAATCTCTCCAATGGAACACATAGCAAGTGAACAATATCTCAGAAATGTAGATTATAGATTTCTCACCTGGTTTGCGTTTGGGTGCAGTCTTGCCCTCTGGGTTGTAGTCAGCAGGGTACACCAGATCTTTGAACTCCTGAGCCAGGGAACCAAGACACTTGTCCATCATCTTCACCGTGGGCACTGAAGGAGAgggaggtagtgagagagaggatAAACAAAGAATGGACAAGAAAAAGTGAGTATGAACACTGCCAAAAGATTTTGTCTTCAGTATTTTTTGTGTATAGGTAGCACCAAAGgcgcatacagtgccttcggaaagtattcagatcccgttcatttttccacattttgtaaagTTACAGAATTAACTCTAACATTTAttgaattgttttttcccctcaatgtacaaacaataccccataatgacaaagcaaaaacaggtttagaaatgttagctaaattatttaaaaaatattacatttacacaagtattcagacccttttactcagtactttgttggagcaccttttgcaacgattacagcctcgagtcttcttgggtatgacgctacaagcttggcacacctgtatttagggagtttctccttttcttctctgcagatcctctgaggcTCTATTAGgtaggatggggagcgtcgctgcatagctattttccggtgtctccagagatgtccgatccggttcaagtccgggctctggctggtccactcaaggacattcagacacttgtcacGTAGACaatcctgctttgtcttggccgtgtgcttagggtcattgtcctgttggaaggggaacctttgccccagtctgaggtcctgagcgctctggagcaggtttcatcaaggatctctgtactttgcttcgttcatctttccctcgatcctgactattttcccagtcccttccgctgaagagtgacttccgtctggccactctaccataaatgtctgattggtggagtgctgcatggttgtccttttggaaggttctcccatctccacagaggaactctggagctttatcagagtgaccatcaggttcttggccacctccctgaccaaggcccttcaactgctcagtttggccgggcggccagctctagggagagtcttgatggttccaaacttcttccatttaagaatgatggaggccactgtgttcttggggaccttcaatgctgcagaaatgttttggtacccttccccagatctgtgccttgacacaatcctgtctcggagctctacggacaattccttcgatctcatggcttggtttttgctctgacatgcactatcaactgtgggaccttatagacaggtatgtgcctttccaaaccatgtccaatcaattgaatttaccataggtggactccaatcaagttgtagaaacatctcaaggatgatcattggaaacagcatgcacctgagctcaatttcgagtctcatagcaaagggtgtgaatacttatgtaaataaggtatttctgtttcatcacagcgcttgatggtttttgcgactgcacattttctggactgaccttcatgtcttaaagtaatgatggactgtcatttctctttgcttgtttgagctgttcttgccataacatagacttggtcttttgccaaataaggctatcttctgtataccacccctaccttgtcacaacacaactgattggctcaaacgcataaaggaaagaaattccacaaattaacaaggcacacctgttaattgaaatgcattccaggtgactacttcatgaagctggttaagagaattccaagagtgtgcaaagttgtcatcaaggcaaagggtggctgctttgaagaatctcaaatatattttgatttgtttaacacttttttgtgtactccatgattccatatatgttacttaatagttgatgtcttcacaattattctacaatgtagaaaatagtacaaataaagaaaaaccctggaatgagtaggtgtgtccaaacttttgactggtactgtatatatagcgAGAGATGGGCCAATGCGGTTTCTTCTTTAACAATCCGAGAGTGCCACCATCTCCTCCATACCAGTTACTGTGTTGTTACGTTGTGCTGTTTATTTCTGAGTTTTCAAAACCTATGAAGATGTCCAGTGCAGATATGGAATTTGTTGACaccacaactaaggtggcaaagCTCCTCGTAATTTACCAAACTTACTGGAATCTTCAGTAATTAtcagaaaatctatggcaatctatcgtaactttggtaatttatacttaaATAACTGTtataaaatgtattcatatacactgagtgtacaaaacaataacaccttcctaatatttagttgcacccccccttttgcactcagaacagcttcaattcgttagaacatggactctacaaggtgttgaaagcgttccacagggatgctggcacatgttgattccaatacttcccacagttgtgtcaagttggctggacgtcctttggatggtggaccattcttgatacacacgggaaagtATTGAgcctgaaaaacccagcagcgttgcagttctt
The nucleotide sequence above comes from Salvelinus namaycush isolate Seneca chromosome 35, SaNama_1.0, whole genome shotgun sequence. Encoded proteins:
- the LOC120029522 gene encoding josephin-1-like, encoding MGSTPFSGKGRGGGGLQDLGCMPWKLSKQKGMVGGEVGGGTGGGEERSDLREHDISTPPAPPPTPIYHEKQRRELCALHALNNVFQDGAAFSRDTLQDIYQRLSPGTLVTPHKKSVLGNGNYDVNVIMAALQTRGFEAVWWDKRRDVGSIALSNVTGFILNVPSNLRWGPLRLPLKRQHWIGVREVDGVYYNLDSKLRSPHTIGNPDELRKFLRHQLRGKNCELLLVVSEEVEVHQTWRSDGC